A genomic segment from Halomonas sp. GD1P12 encodes:
- a CDS encoding methyl-accepting chemotaxis protein, whose translation MLTSLRMRILLVTLTIITLALLINAAVSYVTLKTHGDRQISEQLTATSSDNASVIEEWVSARIAMMEAARSQVVAPDPTTSLIQLADSGGFLSAYMGLPDGGLISSDGWIPGNDFDARQRGWYQSAVAQDTTIVSLPYQDSNSGQLVVAFATPVKQNGRLFGVIGGDVPIDQLVSRVNAIQPTPSSFAFLSSAGETLIAHPDQALALAPLERVSPALTPALIGRLSETQNRWEGVEVQGDTKRIVVTPIAGTDWELGVALDEHEATAGLRATLHSALLTLLIVLGVTALLVGLWLKRTLAGLERARDALNDIASGEGDLTRRLTVAGKDEVAQISDAFNRFVDKMEHVLIDVRASSDAVHHAANEIASGGQDLSRRTDNTAASLQQTSASIEEITSTVQHTASSAQEASQLSRNASEVAGHGGEVMGSVVTTMEEITQASEKIGEIVNLMNSISFQTNLLALNASVEAARAGEHGRGFAVVAEEVRNLARRSSDAANDIQTLIEDSQGKVNSGTSLVQSAGHTMAEIVSHITRVTDVLEEIEAATSEQSEGIKQVNVAVADLDRMTQENAALVEESTTAAEQLKEQSGQLATVIGRFKVSNPSSSAPARAPALTKAPQPVASTPRLATTSST comes from the coding sequence ATGCTTACGTCCCTGCGCATGCGCATTTTGCTCGTCACGCTGACGATTATTACCCTGGCGCTGCTGATCAACGCAGCAGTCAGCTACGTTACTCTGAAAACGCACGGTGATCGCCAAATAAGCGAGCAACTGACAGCGACTTCCAGCGACAACGCATCGGTCATCGAAGAGTGGGTGAGCGCCCGCATTGCCATGATGGAAGCGGCGCGCTCGCAGGTTGTTGCGCCAGACCCTACCACCTCGCTCATTCAGCTCGCCGACTCCGGTGGCTTTTTAAGCGCCTATATGGGCCTTCCCGACGGTGGCCTGATCTCATCGGATGGCTGGATTCCCGGGAATGACTTCGACGCGCGCCAGCGCGGCTGGTATCAAAGCGCCGTCGCCCAGGACACCACTATCGTCTCGCTTCCCTACCAGGACTCCAACAGCGGCCAACTCGTGGTTGCTTTCGCAACGCCGGTCAAACAAAACGGTCGGCTGTTCGGCGTGATCGGCGGCGACGTTCCAATCGATCAGCTCGTCAGCCGTGTTAACGCGATCCAGCCCACACCGTCGAGCTTCGCCTTTCTCAGTAGCGCCGGCGAGACCCTCATTGCCCACCCAGACCAGGCGCTGGCGCTAGCGCCGCTCGAGCGCGTAAGCCCGGCGCTCACCCCGGCACTGATCGGCCGCCTGAGCGAGACTCAAAACCGTTGGGAAGGCGTCGAGGTGCAGGGCGATACCAAGCGCATCGTTGTTACCCCCATCGCCGGCACCGACTGGGAGCTTGGCGTGGCGCTCGACGAGCACGAGGCCACCGCCGGACTGCGCGCAACGCTTCACTCTGCGCTTCTGACGCTGCTGATCGTGCTGGGCGTGACGGCGCTTTTGGTCGGACTATGGCTCAAGCGCACGCTGGCAGGGCTCGAGCGCGCCCGCGATGCCTTGAACGATATCGCCAGCGGCGAAGGCGATTTGACTCGGCGCCTGACCGTCGCCGGCAAGGATGAAGTCGCTCAGATCAGCGACGCCTTCAACCGCTTCGTCGACAAGATGGAGCACGTGCTGATCGACGTGCGCGCCAGCAGCGATGCGGTGCATCATGCCGCTAACGAAATCGCCTCCGGCGGCCAGGACCTTTCACGGCGCACTGACAATACCGCGGCGAGCCTGCAGCAAACCTCCGCCTCCATCGAGGAGATCACCAGTACCGTCCAGCACACGGCGTCTTCGGCCCAGGAGGCCAGCCAGCTTTCCCGGAACGCCTCGGAAGTGGCGGGTCACGGTGGCGAAGTAATGGGCAGCGTGGTCACCACCATGGAGGAGATCACTCAGGCCTCGGAGAAGATCGGCGAGATTGTCAACTTGATGAACAGCATCTCGTTTCAGACCAATTTGCTGGCACTCAACGCCTCGGTGGAAGCGGCACGGGCCGGCGAGCACGGCCGCGGCTTTGCGGTGGTGGCCGAAGAGGTGCGCAACCTGGCCCGGCGCAGCAGCGACGCGGCCAACGACATTCAGACGCTGATCGAGGATTCCCAGGGCAAGGTCAATAGCGGCACCTCCCTGGTGCAAAGCGCCGGCCACACCATGGCGGAGATCGTTTCGCACATCACCCGCGTCACTGACGTACTCGAGGAGATCGAGGCGGCCACCAGCGAGCAAAGCGAAGGCATCAAGCAGGTCAACGTCGCGGTGGCGGATCTGGATCGCATGACCCAGGAGAACGCCGCGCTGGTCGAGGAGTCCACCACCGCCGCCGAGCAGTTGAAGGAGCAGTCCGGCCAGCTGGCCACGGTGATTGGACGCTTCAAGGTCTCAAACCCCAGCTCCAGCGCCCCGGCCCGAGCGCCCGCTTTGACCAAAGCGCCGCAGCCGGTGGCATCGACACCGCGCCTGGCGACGACCTCCTCCACCTAG
- a CDS encoding LysR family transcriptional regulator produces the protein MHYTLRQLEVFVAVAQHESVSQAARALAMSQSATSTALTELERQFDCQLLDRLGKRLKLNALGFQLLPKAVALLDRAEEVEELLRGQKGVGALEVGATLTIGNYLATLLISDFMQRYPGSRVRLAVRNTRHIIEGVRQHSLDLGLIEGQCDDEMIVSQPWVEDELCVFCSPRHPLAGRKHLELEQLLREDWIMREEGSGTRMTLEHAARHRRSRFNTLLELEHTEGIKRAVESGLGIGCVSRLALRDAFRRGSLVALPTPELDLKRQFTFIWHRHKYLTTGVREFLRLCREMTAGASRSDDIELPPVP, from the coding sequence ATGCACTACACGTTGCGCCAGCTCGAGGTGTTTGTGGCCGTCGCCCAGCACGAAAGCGTCTCCCAGGCGGCGCGCGCGCTCGCCATGTCGCAATCCGCCACCAGCACGGCGCTGACCGAGCTCGAGCGCCAGTTCGACTGCCAGCTGCTCGACCGACTCGGCAAGCGGCTCAAGCTCAACGCGTTAGGGTTTCAGCTGTTGCCCAAGGCGGTCGCGCTGCTCGACCGCGCCGAGGAGGTCGAGGAGCTACTGCGCGGCCAGAAGGGCGTAGGCGCGCTCGAGGTGGGGGCGACGCTGACCATCGGCAACTATCTGGCCACGCTTTTGATCAGCGATTTCATGCAGCGCTATCCGGGCAGTCGAGTACGGCTAGCGGTGCGCAATACGCGCCATATCATTGAAGGCGTGCGCCAGCACTCACTGGATTTGGGCCTGATCGAAGGCCAGTGCGACGACGAGATGATCGTCAGCCAACCCTGGGTCGAGGATGAGCTTTGCGTGTTCTGCTCGCCGCGCCACCCGCTTGCCGGGCGCAAGCATCTGGAACTCGAGCAGCTTTTACGCGAGGACTGGATCATGCGCGAGGAGGGCTCCGGCACGCGCATGACGCTCGAACACGCGGCCCGTCATCGCCGAAGCCGCTTCAATACGCTTCTCGAGCTCGAACATACCGAAGGCATCAAGCGCGCGGTGGAGTCGGGCCTTGGCATTGGCTGTGTCTCACGCCTTGCCCTGCGCGACGCCTTCCGGCGTGGCAGCCTGGTCGCGCTGCCCACCCCGGAATTGGATCTCAAGCGCCAGTTCACCTTCATCTGGCACCGGCACAAGTACCTGACCACCGGCGTGCGCGAGTTTCTGCGCCTGTGTCGTGAGATGACCGCCGGTGCCAGCCGAAGTGACGATATCGAACTGCCGCCGGTGCCGTAA
- a CDS encoding ferredoxin--NADP reductase — protein sequence MSKFALEDVLSVHHWNDTLFSFRTTRERSLRFKTGQFVMIGLEVNGKPLMRAYSIASPNYEDHLEFFSIKVPDGPLTSRLQHLKVGDQIMVSRKPTGTLVCDDLLPGRNLYMLSTGTGLAPFMSLIQDPEVYERYEKIVLVHGVREVSELAYADFITKELPAHEYLGEEVAEKLVYYPTVTREEFHTMGRLTDHIRSGKIFEDTGLAPIDPRQDRAMICGSPAMLDDTSALLDELGMNISPRMGEPGDYVIERAFVEK from the coding sequence ATGAGCAAGTTTGCCCTGGAAGACGTGCTGAGCGTTCATCACTGGAACGATACGCTTTTTAGCTTTCGCACCACGCGCGAGCGCAGCCTGCGCTTCAAGACCGGCCAGTTCGTGATGATTGGCTTGGAGGTCAACGGCAAGCCCTTGATGCGCGCCTACTCCATCGCCAGCCCCAACTACGAGGATCACCTCGAGTTTTTCAGCATCAAGGTGCCGGATGGCCCGCTCACCTCGCGCCTGCAGCACCTCAAGGTGGGCGATCAGATCATGGTCAGCCGTAAGCCGACCGGGACACTCGTGTGCGACGACCTGCTGCCCGGGCGCAACCTCTATATGCTCTCTACCGGCACCGGCCTTGCGCCCTTCATGAGCCTGATTCAGGACCCGGAAGTGTACGAGCGTTACGAGAAGATCGTGTTGGTACACGGCGTGCGCGAAGTCTCCGAATTGGCCTACGCCGACTTCATCACCAAAGAGCTTCCCGCCCACGAATACCTGGGCGAGGAGGTTGCCGAAAAGCTCGTCTACTACCCGACGGTGACGCGCGAAGAGTTTCACACCATGGGCCGCCTGACCGATCATATTCGCAGCGGCAAGATTTTCGAGGATACGGGACTTGCGCCGATCGACCCGCGCCAGGACCGCGCGATGATCTGCGGAAGCCCGGCCATGCTCGACGATACCAGCGCTCTGCTCGACGAGCTCGGCATGAACATCTCACCGCGCATGGGCGAGCCCGGCGACTACGTGATCGAGCGCGCCTTCGTCGAGAAGTAA
- the glnK gene encoding P-II family nitrogen regulator gives MKLISAIIKPFKLDDVRESLSDIGVQGITVTEVKGFGRQKGHTELYRGAEYVVDFLPKVKLEVAVDDELVEQVIEAITQVANTGKIGDGKIFVMPLEQVIRIRTGETGKDAV, from the coding sequence ATGAAACTTATCTCAGCCATTATCAAGCCGTTCAAGCTTGATGACGTACGCGAATCCCTCTCGGACATCGGCGTGCAGGGGATTACCGTGACGGAAGTGAAGGGCTTTGGCCGCCAGAAGGGGCACACCGAGCTGTACCGCGGCGCCGAGTATGTGGTGGACTTTCTGCCCAAGGTGAAGCTCGAAGTGGCCGTGGACGACGAGCTGGTCGAGCAGGTGATCGAGGCGATCACCCAGGTGGCGAACACCGGCAAGATCGGTGACGGCAAGATCTTCGTCATGCCGCTCGAGCAGGTGATTCGTATCCGTACCGGCGAAACCGGTAAAGACGCAGTTTAA
- a CDS encoding ammonium transporter, with the protein MNEVTDLSYALDTFYFLICGVLVMWMAAGFSMLEAGMVRAKNTAEILTKNIALFAIACTMYLLVGYYIMYSSGEGGFLPSLGMLLGAENSVDAVLGGGEDAPYYSMRSDFFFQVVFVATAMSIVSGAVAERMKLWAFLAFAVVMTGFIYPVSGYWTWGGGWLAEVGYSDYAGSGIVHMAGAAAALAGVLILGPRKGKYGKDGAIHAIPGANMPLATLGTFILWMGWFGFNGGSELKMSDVASANNVAQVFVNTNAAAAGGVIAALILAKLWFRKADLTMALNGALAGLVAITADPLSPTALGAAIIGAVGGLIVVAAIVTLDKVKLDDPVGAISVHGAVGIWGVLAVPFTNAEASFGAQLIGIVGIFGWVFVASLVVWLVLKAIMGIRVSEEEEYEGVDIAECGLEAYPEFSVKK; encoded by the coding sequence ATGAACGAAGTCACCGATCTGAGCTACGCGCTCGATACCTTTTACTTTTTGATCTGCGGCGTGCTGGTCATGTGGATGGCCGCCGGCTTCTCGATGCTCGAGGCTGGCATGGTACGTGCCAAGAACACTGCAGAAATCCTGACCAAGAACATTGCGCTGTTCGCCATCGCTTGCACCATGTATCTACTGGTGGGCTACTACATCATGTACTCCAGTGGTGAAGGCGGCTTCTTGCCAAGCCTTGGCATGCTGCTGGGCGCTGAAAATAGCGTGGACGCGGTGCTTGGCGGCGGTGAAGACGCGCCTTACTACTCCATGCGCTCCGACTTCTTCTTCCAGGTGGTCTTTGTGGCAACGGCCATGTCGATCGTCTCCGGTGCGGTGGCCGAGCGCATGAAGCTCTGGGCGTTTCTGGCCTTCGCCGTGGTGATGACAGGCTTCATCTATCCGGTGTCCGGCTACTGGACCTGGGGCGGCGGTTGGCTCGCCGAGGTGGGCTACTCCGACTACGCCGGTTCCGGCATCGTGCATATGGCAGGTGCGGCGGCGGCGCTTGCAGGCGTGCTGATTCTTGGTCCGCGTAAGGGCAAGTACGGTAAGGACGGTGCCATTCACGCCATTCCCGGCGCCAACATGCCGCTGGCCACCCTGGGTACCTTCATCCTGTGGATGGGCTGGTTCGGTTTCAACGGCGGCTCGGAGCTCAAGATGTCCGACGTGGCCTCGGCCAATAACGTCGCTCAGGTATTCGTCAACACCAATGCCGCTGCCGCCGGTGGCGTGATCGCTGCGCTGATCCTGGCCAAGCTGTGGTTTCGTAAGGCGGATCTCACCATGGCGCTCAACGGGGCGCTTGCCGGGCTCGTCGCCATCACCGCCGATCCGCTGTCGCCCACGGCGCTGGGTGCGGCCATCATCGGCGCGGTGGGTGGTTTGATCGTCGTCGCCGCCATCGTTACGCTGGATAAAGTGAAGCTGGACGACCCGGTCGGTGCGATCTCGGTACACGGCGCCGTTGGGATCTGGGGCGTACTGGCGGTGCCCTTCACCAACGCGGAGGCCTCCTTCGGCGCGCAGCTGATCGGAATCGTGGGCATCTTCGGTTGGGTGTTCGTGGCAAGCCTGGTCGTGTGGCTGGTGCTGAAAGCCATCATGGGGATTCGCGTCAGCGAAGAGGAAGAGTACGAAGGCGTGGATATCGCCGAGTGCGGCCTCGAAGCTTACCCGGAGTTCAGCGTCAAGAAGTAA
- a CDS encoding P-II family nitrogen regulator encodes MKLITAIIKPFKLDDVREALADNGVQGITVTEVKGFGRQKGHTELYRGAEYVVDFLPKVKVEVAVDDSRLDGVLDAICSAANSGKIGDGKVFVTPLEDVIRIRTGERGADAV; translated from the coding sequence ATGAAACTCATCACCGCTATCATCAAGCCGTTCAAGCTCGACGACGTTCGTGAAGCACTGGCCGACAACGGCGTGCAGGGGATCACGGTGACCGAGGTCAAGGGCTTCGGGCGTCAGAAGGGCCATACCGAACTCTACCGGGGCGCCGAGTACGTCGTCGATTTTCTGCCCAAGGTGAAGGTGGAAGTCGCGGTCGACGACTCGCGCCTGGACGGTGTGCTCGATGCCATCTGCAGCGCGGCGAACAGCGGCAAGATCGGCGACGGTAAGGTCTTCGTCACGCCGCTCGAGGACGTCATCCGTATTCGTACCGGCGAGCGCGGCGCCGACGCGGTATAG
- a CDS encoding accessory factor UbiK family protein yields the protein MATQDRISRLAQQIGDRLQNASHAPEDIQKGVQQVMRGAFDRMELVSREDFDILMDVLQRTRSRVEALERQVANLEASIDASQADKATPMEAEAQSTPAPNEPAQKAAKPRASTAKPAKDSKGATGAVDDLGE from the coding sequence ATGGCGACCCAAGACCGTATTAGCCGCCTCGCCCAGCAAATCGGCGATCGTTTACAAAACGCTTCCCATGCGCCGGAAGACATTCAAAAAGGCGTGCAACAGGTCATGCGCGGTGCGTTTGATCGTATGGAGCTGGTCTCCCGCGAGGATTTCGACATTCTGATGGACGTGCTGCAGCGCACCCGCTCGCGGGTAGAAGCGCTGGAGCGTCAGGTGGCGAACCTGGAAGCCTCGATCGACGCAAGCCAGGCCGATAAGGCAACCCCCATGGAAGCCGAGGCCCAGTCCACTCCGGCGCCAAACGAGCCGGCCCAAAAAGCCGCCAAACCGCGCGCCTCGACCGCCAAGCCGGCCAAAGACTCGAAAGGCGCTACCGGCGCAGTCGACGACCTGGGCGAATAG
- a CDS encoding TonB-dependent receptor — translation MTRLAPLSVAFLSGAFPLMTFAQAQPTTGDEAAAQDTMVVVGSRTPTQISQIPGAVHVVEGAELTQQINAGGDLKTALGRLVPGLDFGPQGRTNAGQNMRGRSVQVLIDGVSLNNSRGLSRQFDAIDPFNIERVEVLSGTTSLYGGGATGGLINIITRQGESGRPHFETQASLTTGFNTDHDLDRRLSQSASGGSDTVYGRIGVSLNENGRQYDAGGNEIFPDIAQSDLQGNRSLDILGNLSVELDANQTLQLTGQLYDSGKANERGVFYPNLAAPAPNLNNADIRDGFTADREPRTDRKMISASYHHADLLNQDFYLQAFHREEESSFHPFPYRAQGGGYYFAASQQNTTLSGLKGLFSADLTDSFNLSYGADIDRESFDASQMRFDRAASDATGGLVQRRDSVTPRYPSFEVDTLALFTQGEWWATDQLQLSGGVRHQRMDVDIDDFNGVSGGSSDYDVTLFNSSALYDFDNGHQSWLGYSEGFELPDPSKYYGRAGQTVADNPLDGIKTRQVELGWRYQGGDWLAQAAVYYAWSDTAIELDEDLNIAQVDDDRRDYGLEASLTRYIGNHWEVGTTLHALVSEQKVDGDWQDRGITVSPYPSQDSLTAHVGWQDQTRTVRLQGSHAREYEDAAGERIDGFTTFDLIGSQKTDFGTLSLGVSNLTDKQYSTPWGQRAVGFYSPTYGPEYLYDYQARGRTFTLGWSLEY, via the coding sequence ATGACTCGCCTTGCTCCCCTAAGCGTCGCCTTCTTGAGCGGCGCTTTTCCCTTGATGACGTTTGCCCAGGCCCAACCGACCACCGGGGACGAAGCTGCCGCTCAGGACACCATGGTCGTCGTGGGGTCGCGTACCCCCACCCAGATCAGCCAGATTCCCGGCGCGGTGCACGTGGTCGAAGGCGCCGAGCTTACCCAACAGATCAACGCCGGCGGCGATTTGAAAACCGCGTTGGGCCGGCTGGTGCCTGGGCTCGATTTTGGCCCCCAGGGGCGCACCAATGCGGGGCAAAACATGCGCGGGCGTAGCGTTCAGGTGCTCATCGACGGCGTTTCACTGAACAATTCCCGCGGCCTGTCGCGCCAGTTCGACGCCATCGACCCGTTCAACATCGAGCGCGTCGAAGTGCTGTCGGGCACCACCAGCCTTTACGGCGGCGGCGCCACGGGGGGCTTGATCAATATCATCACCAGGCAGGGCGAATCCGGGCGTCCGCACTTCGAGACTCAGGCGAGCCTTACCACCGGCTTCAACACCGACCATGATCTGGACCGGCGGCTTTCCCAGTCCGCCAGCGGCGGCAGCGATACCGTATACGGGCGTATCGGTGTGTCGCTCAATGAGAATGGCCGCCAGTATGATGCCGGTGGCAACGAGATCTTTCCCGATATCGCCCAGAGCGACTTACAAGGCAACCGTAGCCTGGACATACTCGGCAACCTGAGCGTCGAGCTCGACGCGAACCAGACGCTTCAACTGACCGGGCAGCTGTATGACTCCGGCAAGGCAAACGAGCGCGGCGTTTTCTATCCCAACCTGGCCGCGCCTGCGCCGAACCTGAACAACGCCGATATCCGCGACGGCTTTACCGCCGACCGCGAGCCGCGCACCGACCGCAAGATGATCAGCGCCAGCTACCACCACGCCGACTTGCTGAACCAGGATTTCTACCTGCAGGCGTTTCACCGGGAGGAGGAATCGAGCTTTCACCCCTTCCCCTATCGCGCCCAGGGCGGCGGCTACTACTTTGCCGCCTCCCAGCAGAACACCACGCTAAGCGGATTGAAGGGGCTGTTCTCGGCGGATCTGACCGACAGCTTCAACCTGAGCTACGGCGCGGATATCGACCGGGAGTCGTTCGATGCCTCGCAAATGCGCTTTGATCGCGCCGCCAGCGACGCCACGGGCGGGCTCGTGCAGCGCCGTGACAGCGTTACCCCGCGCTACCCGAGCTTCGAGGTCGACACGCTGGCGCTGTTTACCCAGGGCGAGTGGTGGGCCACGGACCAACTCCAGCTCAGCGGCGGCGTTCGCCACCAGCGCATGGACGTGGACATCGACGACTTCAACGGCGTGTCCGGCGGCTCGAGCGACTACGACGTGACGCTGTTCAATTCAAGCGCCTTGTACGATTTCGACAATGGCCATCAAAGCTGGCTGGGCTATTCCGAGGGCTTCGAGCTGCCCGACCCGTCCAAGTATTACGGCCGCGCCGGCCAGACCGTGGCGGACAACCCGCTCGACGGCATCAAGACCCGCCAGGTCGAACTCGGCTGGCGCTACCAGGGCGGCGACTGGTTGGCCCAGGCAGCGGTTTACTACGCCTGGTCGGATACCGCGATCGAGCTGGACGAGGATCTCAACATCGCTCAGGTCGACGACGACCGCCGCGACTACGGACTGGAGGCGTCACTCACGCGCTACATCGGCAACCACTGGGAAGTGGGCACGACGCTCCACGCGCTGGTCTCCGAGCAGAAGGTGGACGGTGACTGGCAGGATCGCGGCATTACCGTGTCGCCCTACCCCTCCCAGGACAGCCTGACCGCCCACGTGGGCTGGCAGGATCAAACGCGTACGGTTCGCCTTCAGGGCAGCCACGCCCGCGAGTACGAGGACGCCGCCGGCGAACGCATCGATGGCTTCACCACCTTCGATCTGATCGGAAGCCAAAAGACCGATTTCGGCACGCTGAGCCTGGGCGTCAGTAACCTGACCGACAAGCAGTACTCCACTCCCTGGGGGCAGCGCGCCGTGGGCTTCTATTCGCCTACCTATGGCCCAGAGTATCTTTACGACTACCAGGCCCGCGGGCGCACCTTTACGCTCGGCTGGTCGCTCGAGTACTAG
- a CDS encoding AraC family transcriptional regulator, with protein sequence MPRAALNAITPHTLAQWGQRFGIRYRIDDAPGAAAPGAAAPVARGEVHDVRLFDSLHLTLSDLEVERGYTSSSMQGVPWFVSVVLEGEVSPTLGQQTLTLGAGDGFCAHFDAAQPLIVHQPRQRRLKTVNLAVLATAPFALPAPMSKSALHRWSLPPSLYRTLVQAACEPASAWRQRLVWQGLALQLLGNALPESDETATPRLSRRDRDCLSALHERIRRDPGAEYCLSALARDAAMSTSSLRQKFRQLYGDTLFTHVRRCRLDQARRYLEQGVSVQQTAHACGFKHATNFATAFKRAFGVTPHDVRSPR encoded by the coding sequence ATGCCACGCGCCGCCTTGAACGCCATTACGCCGCACACCCTGGCGCAGTGGGGCCAGCGGTTCGGCATTCGTTATCGCATCGATGACGCCCCGGGGGCCGCTGCCCCGGGAGCCGCCGCCCCGGTGGCCAGAGGCGAGGTGCACGACGTGCGCCTGTTCGATTCGCTGCACCTGACGCTGTCCGATCTCGAGGTCGAGCGTGGCTACACCTCCTCCTCGATGCAGGGCGTGCCCTGGTTCGTCAGCGTGGTGCTGGAAGGCGAGGTATCGCCGACGCTGGGCCAGCAAACGCTGACCCTGGGCGCTGGCGACGGGTTTTGCGCCCACTTCGACGCCGCCCAGCCGCTCATCGTCCATCAACCCCGCCAGCGCCGTTTGAAAACGGTGAATCTCGCGGTGCTGGCGACCGCGCCGTTCGCGCTGCCGGCGCCGATGTCCAAAAGCGCGCTCCACCGCTGGTCGCTGCCGCCATCGCTTTACCGCACGCTGGTACAGGCGGCCTGCGAGCCCGCAAGCGCCTGGCGCCAGCGGCTCGTTTGGCAGGGGCTGGCGCTGCAGCTTTTGGGCAACGCTCTTCCCGAATCCGATGAAACCGCCACGCCTCGGCTATCCAGGCGCGACCGCGACTGCCTGAGTGCGCTTCATGAGCGCATCCGCCGCGACCCGGGCGCCGAGTATTGCCTATCGGCGCTGGCCCGCGACGCCGCCATGAGTACCAGCAGCCTGCGTCAAAAATTCCGTCAGCTTTACGGCGACACCCTCTTTACGCACGTTCGCCGCTGCCGGCTCGATCAGGCACGGCGCTATCTCGAGCAGGGCGTTAGCGTTCAGCAAACGGCCCACGCCTGCGGCTTCAAGCACGCGACCAACTTCGCGACCGCCTTCAAGCGCGCCTTCGGCGTTACGCCCCACGACGTCCGTTCGCCTCGATAG